One genomic segment of Esox lucius isolate fEsoLuc1 chromosome 15, fEsoLuc1.pri, whole genome shotgun sequence includes these proteins:
- the senp6b gene encoding sentrin-specific protease 6 isoform X1, whose product MKKHWENKPLKRSLKGNSIGLNMLGIGNIQSSPSEALYSPVHSSTDSPGLMVQGRVFQHIFAPNTLHSNAQRKDDVLSLQREESLKKNKRSLLEPSVVLSSDEEDTSVGSGSPYSGTSHFSSIPSGDSEVTVHDNYFTSNYFAITKSSLPRRERMKDPLGKLASTKPAIKRRKVKKPHPASPSEMASANVSGEVDVVCRCVRVGTMLRTPPKHVTFSTEYIWIDEQVQLQSSSLASCAWCDDRTMPALFLKTSQGEGTRLRFLLKMSRINGDSWYDSKSQHLGENYIILVFEKTLSHLEKVELQNIFGEISRRNHVDVANFTIQMSFAEANRILMESSKTCPAKTTCGLEGPSTLSHNRQTERQFSEFSDGGSTQTPSPKCLIPKQIAFTPPRCSPALALGSSPGLTVLSLSPTRPSSPSRCLSPVPMKVWEEEDDDDEIVEIESAFKGAVRKLILYPPPPARGGISVTNEDLHCLNDGEFLNDVIIDFYLKYLMLAVLKEEDSSRTHMFSSFFYKCLSQTEQGVAQGSEDHPVKKMRHNRVRTWTRNVDLFQKDFIFVPINESAHWFLAVICFPGLVDPQWSQVELQREPLYPKALSPPWMEEGEGYLDRGFLMDHNSNPMSLFFSPPGNSATGRPGPEPADLDLTIGVRLSVCSGGGGGEDRWSEFGMMTTSVGVHGLGLKQRQRLPGHCIRSEIEKDIFEFSPDQDSNPQWNAKPPDHLDVPPEPTNCKRPCILIMDSLGGNGRPGVVKILQEYLEVEWEVRKGTLRSVSKDTMRGFNPQVPQQDNFSDCGIYLLQYVESFFQNPPQDFEPHMNLKEWFPLQRVKRKRAEIRKLILKIQRQQEKDTKDLYQLK is encoded by the exons atgaaaaaacattggGAAAATAAACCTCTGAAAAGATCTCTAAAAGGAAACTCAATCGGACTCAATATGCTGGGAATTGGCAATATCCAAAG CTCTCCATCTGAAGCGTTATACAGCCCAGTCCACAGCAGTACTGACTCTCCAGGATTGATGGTCCAAGGCAGAGTCTTCCAACATATCTTTGCCCCTAACACGCTTCACAGTAATGCCCAAAG GAAAGATGATGTGCTAAGTCTTCAAAGGGAAGAATCgcttaagaaaaacaaacgttctCTCCTTGAACCTTCAG TTGTGTTGTCCAGTGATGAGGAAGACACCTCTGTTGGTTCTGGAAGTCCATATTCAGGGACCAGCCACTTCTCATCAATACCCTCTGGTGACAGCGAAGTGACCGTTCATGATAATTACTTTACAAGCAATTACTTTGCCATCACCAAAAGCAGTCTACCTAGGAGAGAGCGAATGAAAGACCCG TTAGGAAAGTTGGCCTCAACTAAACCCGCCATAAAACGTCGAAAGGTGAAAAAGCCTCATCCCGCATCACCTTCTGAAATGGCATCTGCTAATGTTTCTGGGGAGGTCGATGTTGTCTGCAGATGTGTGAGAGTGGGAACGATGCTCAGGACGCCGCCAAAGCATGTCACT TTCTCAACTGAGTATATTTGGATCGATGAACAAG TGCAGCTGCAGTCGTCCAGTCTCGCCAGCTGTGCTTGGTGTGATGACAGAACCATGCCTGCGCTCTTTCTCAAAACCAGTCAAGGGGAAGGCACGCGTCTCCGCTTTTTGCTCAAGATGTCCCGAATCAACGGGGACTCCTGGTACGACAGCAAGAGCCAAC ATCTTGGTGAAAACTACATAATCTTAGTGTTTGAGAAAACTCTTTCTCACCTGGAGAAAGTGGAACTGCAGAACATCTTCGGAGAGATAAGCAGAAGAAATCATGTTGATGTAGCGAATTTCACGATACAAATGTCTTTTGCGGAGGCCAACAGAATCCTGATGGAATCCTCCAAAACATGCCCAGCGAAAACCACCTGTGGTCTTGAAGGTCCGTCCACATTGTCCcacaacagacagactgag CGGCAATTTTCAGAGTTCAGCGATGGCGGAAGTACACAGACACCATCTCCCAAGTGTCTTATCCCCAAACAGATTGCTTTCACCCCCCCACGGTGCTCCCCCGCCCTGGCACTGGGCTCCTCCCCGGGACTGACTGTCCTTTCCCTGTCACCAACTCGCCCCTCTTCTCCCTCAAGATGCCTGTCCCCTGTCCCAATGAAAGtctgggaggaggaggatgatgatgatgaaatagTGGAGATTGAATCAGCCTTCAAGGGGGCAGTCAGGAA GTTAATATTGTACCCACCTCCTCCAGCCAGAGGGGGCATCTCTGTGACCAATGAAGACCTGCATTGTCTCAATGACGGGGAGTTCTTGAATGATGTCATCATAGACTTTTACCTGAA GTACTTAATGTTGGCAGTGCTGAAAGAGGAGGATTCCAGCAGGACTCACATGTTCAGCTCCTTCTTTTACAAGTGCCTCTCCCAGACAGAACAGGGTGTGGCGCAAGGCTCTGAGGATCATCC TGTGAAGAAAATGAGACACAACCGAGTGAGAACATGGACCAGGAATGTGGACCTCTTCCAGAAGGACTTCATTTTTGTCCCCATAAATGAATC AGCACACTGGTTCCTGGCGGTGATCTGCTTCCCTGGGCTAGTGGACCCCCAATGGAGCCAAGTGGAACTGCAGCGGGAGCCCCTGTACCCAAAGGCCTTGTCCCCACCctggatggaggagggagagggctACCTGGACAGGGGTTTCCTCATGGACCACAATTCAAACCCCATGTCACTATTCTTCAGCCCCCCGGGCAACAGCGCCACAGGCCGGCCCGGCCCAGAGCCGGCTGATCTGGACCTCACCATAGGGGTGAGGCTTAGCGTGTGTTCAGGCGGCGGCGGAGGAGAGGACCGGTGGTCAGAATTCGGTATGATGACAACCAGCGTAGGGGTACATGGTCTGGGCCTGAAGCAACGGCAGCGcctccc aggCCATTGCATTAGATCCGAAATAGAAAAAGACATCTTTGAATTTTCTCCTGATCAAGATTCAAATCCG CAGTGGAATGCTAAACCTCCGGACCATCTCGATGTCCCCCCTGAACCCACTAACTGTAAAAG ACCGTGCATCTTGATCATGGACTCTCTGGGAGGCAATGGCAGACCTGGGGTTGTGAAGATCCTACAAGA atattTAGAGGTGGAGTGGGAGGTGAGGAAAGGCACTCTGAGGAGTGTCTCCAAGGACACGATGCGAGGCTTCAACCCCCAGGTTCCACAGCAGGACAACTTCAGTGACTGTGGCATTTACCTGCTCCAATATGTGGAGAGTTTCTTCCAG AATCCCCCACAGGATTTTGAGCCACACATGAACCTGAAGGAATGGTTTCCGCTTCAGCGAGTGAAGAGGAAGCGAGCAGAAATCAGGAAGCTTATCCTCAAAATTCAACGGCAACAAGAGAAGGACACAAAGGACTTGTATCAGTTGAAATAG
- the senp6b gene encoding sentrin-specific protease 6 isoform X3, which produces MKKHWENKPLKRSLKGNSIGLNMLGIGNIQSSPSEALYSPVHSSTDSPGLMVQGRVFQHIFAPNTLHSNAQRKDDVLSLQREESLKKNKRSLLEPSVVLSSDEEDTSVGSGSPYSGTSHFSSIPSGDSEVTVHDNYFTSNYFAITKSSLPRRERMKDPLGKLASTKPAIKRRKVKKPHPASPSEMASANVSGEVDVVCRCVRVGTMLRTPPKHVTFSTEYIWIDEQVQLQSSSLASCAWCDDRTMPALFLKTSQGEGTRLRFLLKMSRINGDSWYDSKSQHLGENYIILVFEKTLSHLEKVELQNIFGEISRRNHVDVANFTIQMSFAEANRILMESSKTCPAKTTCGLEGPSTLSHNRQTERQFSEFSDGGSTQTPSPKCLIPKQIAFTPPRCSPALALGSSPGLTVLSLSPTRPSSPSRCLSPVPMKVWEEEDDDDEIVEIESAFKGAVRKLILYPPPPARGGISVTNEDLHCLNDGEFLNDVIIDFYLKYLMLAVLKEEDSSRTHMFSSFFYKCLSQTEQGVAQGSEDHPVKKMRHNRVRTWTRNVDLFQKDFIFVPINESAHWFLAVICFPGLVDPQWSQVELQREPLYPKALSPPWMEEGEGYLDRGFLMDHNSNPMSLFFSPPGNSATGRPGPEPADLDLTIGVRLSVCSGGGGGEDRWSEFGHCIRSEIEKDIFEFSPDQDSNPQWNAKPPDHLDVPPEPTNCKRPCILIMDSLGGNGRPGVVKILQEYLEVEWEVRKGTLRSVSKDTMRGFNPQVPQQDNFSDCGIYLLQYVESFFQNPPQDFEPHMNLKEWFPLQRVKRKRAEIRKLILKIQRQQEKDTKDLYQLK; this is translated from the exons atgaaaaaacattggGAAAATAAACCTCTGAAAAGATCTCTAAAAGGAAACTCAATCGGACTCAATATGCTGGGAATTGGCAATATCCAAAG CTCTCCATCTGAAGCGTTATACAGCCCAGTCCACAGCAGTACTGACTCTCCAGGATTGATGGTCCAAGGCAGAGTCTTCCAACATATCTTTGCCCCTAACACGCTTCACAGTAATGCCCAAAG GAAAGATGATGTGCTAAGTCTTCAAAGGGAAGAATCgcttaagaaaaacaaacgttctCTCCTTGAACCTTCAG TTGTGTTGTCCAGTGATGAGGAAGACACCTCTGTTGGTTCTGGAAGTCCATATTCAGGGACCAGCCACTTCTCATCAATACCCTCTGGTGACAGCGAAGTGACCGTTCATGATAATTACTTTACAAGCAATTACTTTGCCATCACCAAAAGCAGTCTACCTAGGAGAGAGCGAATGAAAGACCCG TTAGGAAAGTTGGCCTCAACTAAACCCGCCATAAAACGTCGAAAGGTGAAAAAGCCTCATCCCGCATCACCTTCTGAAATGGCATCTGCTAATGTTTCTGGGGAGGTCGATGTTGTCTGCAGATGTGTGAGAGTGGGAACGATGCTCAGGACGCCGCCAAAGCATGTCACT TTCTCAACTGAGTATATTTGGATCGATGAACAAG TGCAGCTGCAGTCGTCCAGTCTCGCCAGCTGTGCTTGGTGTGATGACAGAACCATGCCTGCGCTCTTTCTCAAAACCAGTCAAGGGGAAGGCACGCGTCTCCGCTTTTTGCTCAAGATGTCCCGAATCAACGGGGACTCCTGGTACGACAGCAAGAGCCAAC ATCTTGGTGAAAACTACATAATCTTAGTGTTTGAGAAAACTCTTTCTCACCTGGAGAAAGTGGAACTGCAGAACATCTTCGGAGAGATAAGCAGAAGAAATCATGTTGATGTAGCGAATTTCACGATACAAATGTCTTTTGCGGAGGCCAACAGAATCCTGATGGAATCCTCCAAAACATGCCCAGCGAAAACCACCTGTGGTCTTGAAGGTCCGTCCACATTGTCCcacaacagacagactgag CGGCAATTTTCAGAGTTCAGCGATGGCGGAAGTACACAGACACCATCTCCCAAGTGTCTTATCCCCAAACAGATTGCTTTCACCCCCCCACGGTGCTCCCCCGCCCTGGCACTGGGCTCCTCCCCGGGACTGACTGTCCTTTCCCTGTCACCAACTCGCCCCTCTTCTCCCTCAAGATGCCTGTCCCCTGTCCCAATGAAAGtctgggaggaggaggatgatgatgatgaaatagTGGAGATTGAATCAGCCTTCAAGGGGGCAGTCAGGAA GTTAATATTGTACCCACCTCCTCCAGCCAGAGGGGGCATCTCTGTGACCAATGAAGACCTGCATTGTCTCAATGACGGGGAGTTCTTGAATGATGTCATCATAGACTTTTACCTGAA GTACTTAATGTTGGCAGTGCTGAAAGAGGAGGATTCCAGCAGGACTCACATGTTCAGCTCCTTCTTTTACAAGTGCCTCTCCCAGACAGAACAGGGTGTGGCGCAAGGCTCTGAGGATCATCC TGTGAAGAAAATGAGACACAACCGAGTGAGAACATGGACCAGGAATGTGGACCTCTTCCAGAAGGACTTCATTTTTGTCCCCATAAATGAATC AGCACACTGGTTCCTGGCGGTGATCTGCTTCCCTGGGCTAGTGGACCCCCAATGGAGCCAAGTGGAACTGCAGCGGGAGCCCCTGTACCCAAAGGCCTTGTCCCCACCctggatggaggagggagagggctACCTGGACAGGGGTTTCCTCATGGACCACAATTCAAACCCCATGTCACTATTCTTCAGCCCCCCGGGCAACAGCGCCACAGGCCGGCCCGGCCCAGAGCCGGCTGATCTGGACCTCACCATAGGGGTGAGGCTTAGCGTGTGTTCAGGCGGCGGCGGAGGAGAGGACCGGTGGTCAGAATTCG gCCATTGCATTAGATCCGAAATAGAAAAAGACATCTTTGAATTTTCTCCTGATCAAGATTCAAATCCG CAGTGGAATGCTAAACCTCCGGACCATCTCGATGTCCCCCCTGAACCCACTAACTGTAAAAG ACCGTGCATCTTGATCATGGACTCTCTGGGAGGCAATGGCAGACCTGGGGTTGTGAAGATCCTACAAGA atattTAGAGGTGGAGTGGGAGGTGAGGAAAGGCACTCTGAGGAGTGTCTCCAAGGACACGATGCGAGGCTTCAACCCCCAGGTTCCACAGCAGGACAACTTCAGTGACTGTGGCATTTACCTGCTCCAATATGTGGAGAGTTTCTTCCAG AATCCCCCACAGGATTTTGAGCCACACATGAACCTGAAGGAATGGTTTCCGCTTCAGCGAGTGAAGAGGAAGCGAGCAGAAATCAGGAAGCTTATCCTCAAAATTCAACGGCAACAAGAGAAGGACACAAAGGACTTGTATCAGTTGAAATAG
- the senp6b gene encoding sentrin-specific protease 6 isoform X2 → MKKHWENKPLKRSLKGNSIGLNMLGIGNIQSSPSEALYSPVHSSTDSPGLMVQGRVFQHIFAPNTLHSNAQRKDDVLSLQREESLKKNKRSLLEPSVVLSSDEEDTSVGSGSPYSGTSHFSSIPSGDSEVTVHDNYFTSNYFAITKSSLPRRERMKDPLGKLASTKPAIKRRKVKKPHPASPSEMASANVSGEVDVVCRCVRVGTMLRTPPKHVTFSTEYIWIDEQVQLQSSSLASCAWCDDRTMPALFLKTSQGEGTRLRFLLKMSRINGDSWYDSKSQHLGENYIILVFEKTLSHLEKVELQNIFGEISRRNHVDVANFTIQMSFAEANRILMESSKTCPAKTTCGLEGPSTLSHNRQTEVMESFALPPKSPLCPGSSFVNKIAFTPPRCSPALALGSSPGLTVLSLSPTRPSSPSRCLSPVPMKVWEEEDDDDEIVEIESAFKGAVRKLILYPPPPARGGISVTNEDLHCLNDGEFLNDVIIDFYLKYLMLAVLKEEDSSRTHMFSSFFYKCLSQTEQGVAQGSEDHPVKKMRHNRVRTWTRNVDLFQKDFIFVPINESAHWFLAVICFPGLVDPQWSQVELQREPLYPKALSPPWMEEGEGYLDRGFLMDHNSNPMSLFFSPPGNSATGRPGPEPADLDLTIGVRLSVCSGGGGGEDRWSEFGMMTTSVGVHGLGLKQRQRLPGHCIRSEIEKDIFEFSPDQDSNPQWNAKPPDHLDVPPEPTNCKRPCILIMDSLGGNGRPGVVKILQEYLEVEWEVRKGTLRSVSKDTMRGFNPQVPQQDNFSDCGIYLLQYVESFFQNPPQDFEPHMNLKEWFPLQRVKRKRAEIRKLILKIQRQQEKDTKDLYQLK, encoded by the exons atgaaaaaacattggGAAAATAAACCTCTGAAAAGATCTCTAAAAGGAAACTCAATCGGACTCAATATGCTGGGAATTGGCAATATCCAAAG CTCTCCATCTGAAGCGTTATACAGCCCAGTCCACAGCAGTACTGACTCTCCAGGATTGATGGTCCAAGGCAGAGTCTTCCAACATATCTTTGCCCCTAACACGCTTCACAGTAATGCCCAAAG GAAAGATGATGTGCTAAGTCTTCAAAGGGAAGAATCgcttaagaaaaacaaacgttctCTCCTTGAACCTTCAG TTGTGTTGTCCAGTGATGAGGAAGACACCTCTGTTGGTTCTGGAAGTCCATATTCAGGGACCAGCCACTTCTCATCAATACCCTCTGGTGACAGCGAAGTGACCGTTCATGATAATTACTTTACAAGCAATTACTTTGCCATCACCAAAAGCAGTCTACCTAGGAGAGAGCGAATGAAAGACCCG TTAGGAAAGTTGGCCTCAACTAAACCCGCCATAAAACGTCGAAAGGTGAAAAAGCCTCATCCCGCATCACCTTCTGAAATGGCATCTGCTAATGTTTCTGGGGAGGTCGATGTTGTCTGCAGATGTGTGAGAGTGGGAACGATGCTCAGGACGCCGCCAAAGCATGTCACT TTCTCAACTGAGTATATTTGGATCGATGAACAAG TGCAGCTGCAGTCGTCCAGTCTCGCCAGCTGTGCTTGGTGTGATGACAGAACCATGCCTGCGCTCTTTCTCAAAACCAGTCAAGGGGAAGGCACGCGTCTCCGCTTTTTGCTCAAGATGTCCCGAATCAACGGGGACTCCTGGTACGACAGCAAGAGCCAAC ATCTTGGTGAAAACTACATAATCTTAGTGTTTGAGAAAACTCTTTCTCACCTGGAGAAAGTGGAACTGCAGAACATCTTCGGAGAGATAAGCAGAAGAAATCATGTTGATGTAGCGAATTTCACGATACAAATGTCTTTTGCGGAGGCCAACAGAATCCTGATGGAATCCTCCAAAACATGCCCAGCGAAAACCACCTGTGGTCTTGAAGGTCCGTCCACATTGTCCcacaacagacagactgag GTTATGGAGAGCTTTGCACTGCCACCTAAATCTCCTCTGTGTCCAGGTTCTTCATTCGTTAACAAG ATTGCTTTCACCCCCCCACGGTGCTCCCCCGCCCTGGCACTGGGCTCCTCCCCGGGACTGACTGTCCTTTCCCTGTCACCAACTCGCCCCTCTTCTCCCTCAAGATGCCTGTCCCCTGTCCCAATGAAAGtctgggaggaggaggatgatgatgatgaaatagTGGAGATTGAATCAGCCTTCAAGGGGGCAGTCAGGAA GTTAATATTGTACCCACCTCCTCCAGCCAGAGGGGGCATCTCTGTGACCAATGAAGACCTGCATTGTCTCAATGACGGGGAGTTCTTGAATGATGTCATCATAGACTTTTACCTGAA GTACTTAATGTTGGCAGTGCTGAAAGAGGAGGATTCCAGCAGGACTCACATGTTCAGCTCCTTCTTTTACAAGTGCCTCTCCCAGACAGAACAGGGTGTGGCGCAAGGCTCTGAGGATCATCC TGTGAAGAAAATGAGACACAACCGAGTGAGAACATGGACCAGGAATGTGGACCTCTTCCAGAAGGACTTCATTTTTGTCCCCATAAATGAATC AGCACACTGGTTCCTGGCGGTGATCTGCTTCCCTGGGCTAGTGGACCCCCAATGGAGCCAAGTGGAACTGCAGCGGGAGCCCCTGTACCCAAAGGCCTTGTCCCCACCctggatggaggagggagagggctACCTGGACAGGGGTTTCCTCATGGACCACAATTCAAACCCCATGTCACTATTCTTCAGCCCCCCGGGCAACAGCGCCACAGGCCGGCCCGGCCCAGAGCCGGCTGATCTGGACCTCACCATAGGGGTGAGGCTTAGCGTGTGTTCAGGCGGCGGCGGAGGAGAGGACCGGTGGTCAGAATTCGGTATGATGACAACCAGCGTAGGGGTACATGGTCTGGGCCTGAAGCAACGGCAGCGcctccc aggCCATTGCATTAGATCCGAAATAGAAAAAGACATCTTTGAATTTTCTCCTGATCAAGATTCAAATCCG CAGTGGAATGCTAAACCTCCGGACCATCTCGATGTCCCCCCTGAACCCACTAACTGTAAAAG ACCGTGCATCTTGATCATGGACTCTCTGGGAGGCAATGGCAGACCTGGGGTTGTGAAGATCCTACAAGA atattTAGAGGTGGAGTGGGAGGTGAGGAAAGGCACTCTGAGGAGTGTCTCCAAGGACACGATGCGAGGCTTCAACCCCCAGGTTCCACAGCAGGACAACTTCAGTGACTGTGGCATTTACCTGCTCCAATATGTGGAGAGTTTCTTCCAG AATCCCCCACAGGATTTTGAGCCACACATGAACCTGAAGGAATGGTTTCCGCTTCAGCGAGTGAAGAGGAAGCGAGCAGAAATCAGGAAGCTTATCCTCAAAATTCAACGGCAACAAGAGAAGGACACAAAGGACTTGTATCAGTTGAAATAG
- the senp6b gene encoding sentrin-specific protease 6 isoform X4 produces MKKHWENKPLKRSLKGNSIGLNMLGIGNIQSSPSEALYSPVHSSTDSPGLMVQGRVFQHIFAPNTLHSNAQRKDDVLSLQREESLKKNKRSLLEPSVVLSSDEEDTSVGSGSPYSGTSHFSSIPSGDSEVTVHDNYFTSNYFAITKSSLPRRERMKDPLGKLASTKPAIKRRKVKKPHPASPSEMASANVSGEVDVVCRCVRVGTMLRTPPKHVTFSTEYIWIDEQVQLQSSSLASCAWCDDRTMPALFLKTSQGEGTRLRFLLKMSRINGDSWYDSKSQHLGENYIILVFEKTLSHLEKVELQNIFGEISRRNHVDVANFTIQMSFAEANRILMESSKTCPAKTTCGLEGPSTLSHNRQTEIAFTPPRCSPALALGSSPGLTVLSLSPTRPSSPSRCLSPVPMKVWEEEDDDDEIVEIESAFKGAVRKLILYPPPPARGGISVTNEDLHCLNDGEFLNDVIIDFYLKYLMLAVLKEEDSSRTHMFSSFFYKCLSQTEQGVAQGSEDHPVKKMRHNRVRTWTRNVDLFQKDFIFVPINESAHWFLAVICFPGLVDPQWSQVELQREPLYPKALSPPWMEEGEGYLDRGFLMDHNSNPMSLFFSPPGNSATGRPGPEPADLDLTIGVRLSVCSGGGGGEDRWSEFGMMTTSVGVHGLGLKQRQRLPGHCIRSEIEKDIFEFSPDQDSNPQWNAKPPDHLDVPPEPTNCKRPCILIMDSLGGNGRPGVVKILQEYLEVEWEVRKGTLRSVSKDTMRGFNPQVPQQDNFSDCGIYLLQYVESFFQNPPQDFEPHMNLKEWFPLQRVKRKRAEIRKLILKIQRQQEKDTKDLYQLK; encoded by the exons atgaaaaaacattggGAAAATAAACCTCTGAAAAGATCTCTAAAAGGAAACTCAATCGGACTCAATATGCTGGGAATTGGCAATATCCAAAG CTCTCCATCTGAAGCGTTATACAGCCCAGTCCACAGCAGTACTGACTCTCCAGGATTGATGGTCCAAGGCAGAGTCTTCCAACATATCTTTGCCCCTAACACGCTTCACAGTAATGCCCAAAG GAAAGATGATGTGCTAAGTCTTCAAAGGGAAGAATCgcttaagaaaaacaaacgttctCTCCTTGAACCTTCAG TTGTGTTGTCCAGTGATGAGGAAGACACCTCTGTTGGTTCTGGAAGTCCATATTCAGGGACCAGCCACTTCTCATCAATACCCTCTGGTGACAGCGAAGTGACCGTTCATGATAATTACTTTACAAGCAATTACTTTGCCATCACCAAAAGCAGTCTACCTAGGAGAGAGCGAATGAAAGACCCG TTAGGAAAGTTGGCCTCAACTAAACCCGCCATAAAACGTCGAAAGGTGAAAAAGCCTCATCCCGCATCACCTTCTGAAATGGCATCTGCTAATGTTTCTGGGGAGGTCGATGTTGTCTGCAGATGTGTGAGAGTGGGAACGATGCTCAGGACGCCGCCAAAGCATGTCACT TTCTCAACTGAGTATATTTGGATCGATGAACAAG TGCAGCTGCAGTCGTCCAGTCTCGCCAGCTGTGCTTGGTGTGATGACAGAACCATGCCTGCGCTCTTTCTCAAAACCAGTCAAGGGGAAGGCACGCGTCTCCGCTTTTTGCTCAAGATGTCCCGAATCAACGGGGACTCCTGGTACGACAGCAAGAGCCAAC ATCTTGGTGAAAACTACATAATCTTAGTGTTTGAGAAAACTCTTTCTCACCTGGAGAAAGTGGAACTGCAGAACATCTTCGGAGAGATAAGCAGAAGAAATCATGTTGATGTAGCGAATTTCACGATACAAATGTCTTTTGCGGAGGCCAACAGAATCCTGATGGAATCCTCCAAAACATGCCCAGCGAAAACCACCTGTGGTCTTGAAGGTCCGTCCACATTGTCCcacaacagacagactgag ATTGCTTTCACCCCCCCACGGTGCTCCCCCGCCCTGGCACTGGGCTCCTCCCCGGGACTGACTGTCCTTTCCCTGTCACCAACTCGCCCCTCTTCTCCCTCAAGATGCCTGTCCCCTGTCCCAATGAAAGtctgggaggaggaggatgatgatgatgaaatagTGGAGATTGAATCAGCCTTCAAGGGGGCAGTCAGGAA GTTAATATTGTACCCACCTCCTCCAGCCAGAGGGGGCATCTCTGTGACCAATGAAGACCTGCATTGTCTCAATGACGGGGAGTTCTTGAATGATGTCATCATAGACTTTTACCTGAA GTACTTAATGTTGGCAGTGCTGAAAGAGGAGGATTCCAGCAGGACTCACATGTTCAGCTCCTTCTTTTACAAGTGCCTCTCCCAGACAGAACAGGGTGTGGCGCAAGGCTCTGAGGATCATCC TGTGAAGAAAATGAGACACAACCGAGTGAGAACATGGACCAGGAATGTGGACCTCTTCCAGAAGGACTTCATTTTTGTCCCCATAAATGAATC AGCACACTGGTTCCTGGCGGTGATCTGCTTCCCTGGGCTAGTGGACCCCCAATGGAGCCAAGTGGAACTGCAGCGGGAGCCCCTGTACCCAAAGGCCTTGTCCCCACCctggatggaggagggagagggctACCTGGACAGGGGTTTCCTCATGGACCACAATTCAAACCCCATGTCACTATTCTTCAGCCCCCCGGGCAACAGCGCCACAGGCCGGCCCGGCCCAGAGCCGGCTGATCTGGACCTCACCATAGGGGTGAGGCTTAGCGTGTGTTCAGGCGGCGGCGGAGGAGAGGACCGGTGGTCAGAATTCGGTATGATGACAACCAGCGTAGGGGTACATGGTCTGGGCCTGAAGCAACGGCAGCGcctccc aggCCATTGCATTAGATCCGAAATAGAAAAAGACATCTTTGAATTTTCTCCTGATCAAGATTCAAATCCG CAGTGGAATGCTAAACCTCCGGACCATCTCGATGTCCCCCCTGAACCCACTAACTGTAAAAG ACCGTGCATCTTGATCATGGACTCTCTGGGAGGCAATGGCAGACCTGGGGTTGTGAAGATCCTACAAGA atattTAGAGGTGGAGTGGGAGGTGAGGAAAGGCACTCTGAGGAGTGTCTCCAAGGACACGATGCGAGGCTTCAACCCCCAGGTTCCACAGCAGGACAACTTCAGTGACTGTGGCATTTACCTGCTCCAATATGTGGAGAGTTTCTTCCAG AATCCCCCACAGGATTTTGAGCCACACATGAACCTGAAGGAATGGTTTCCGCTTCAGCGAGTGAAGAGGAAGCGAGCAGAAATCAGGAAGCTTATCCTCAAAATTCAACGGCAACAAGAGAAGGACACAAAGGACTTGTATCAGTTGAAATAG